Genomic window (Pseudomonas azadiae):
TCACGCTCAGTTGCTGCACGATGGCGTCCTGCAGGCGGCGACACAGTTCCGGGTCGGACAACGGCTGGTTGTCGGCATCGGTGATGAAGAACACGTCTTCGACGCGCTCGCCGAGGGTGGCGATCTTGGCGTTCTGCAACGACAGGTCGAACTCCAGGAAAATCCCACCAATGCGCGCCAGCAGGCCGGGGCGATCCGGGGCGCTGAGCTCCAGCACCGTCACCGGACGCTGGGCGTCATTGGAAATGGTCACCTGAGGCGCAAACGCAAAATGCTTGAGCTGGCGCGGCACCCGGCGCTGGATGATGGTCGGGTAGTCGTCAGGGTTGCGCAGAGCCTCGGTCAGGCCTTCGCGGATCTTTTTTACACGCGCCGGGTTGTCGCCAATCGACTCGCCCTCGGTGTCGAGCACGATGTAGGTGTCGAGGGTGAACTGGCTGCTGGAGGTGATGACCCGAGCGTCGTGAATGTTCAGGTTGAGCTGGTCCATGGCAGCCACGGTCACGGCGAAGAAGTCATGCTGGTCGGGCGCATAGATGAAGATCTGCGTACCGCCCTCGAACTCGCGCTGCGTGGTTTCCTTGATCAGTACCAGCGGGCCGCCATCGGCTGGCTGTTGCAGGATCGCGTCGGTGTGCCAGGCCACATCGCCGGCGGTGTGGCGCAGGAAGTAATCATCACCCAACTGCGACCACAGCTGTTCGACATCGTCCGGGTCGTTGCCGCCGCGCACCAATATATCCAGGGCCGCGCTTTGGGTGCGGCGGATCTGCTCTTCGCGGTCCACCGGGTTTTCCAGGCCGCGGCGCAGGGCGCGCTTGGTCTCGGTGTACAGCTGGCGCAGCAAGCTGGCGCGCCAGGAATTCCACAGCGTCGGGTTGGTGGCGTTGATGTCGGAGACGGTCAGCACGTAGAGATAGTCGAGGTGGGTTTCATCGCCGACGATCTGCGCGAAGTCGTGGATCACCTGCGGATCGGACAAGTCCTTGCGCTGGGCGGTGGTCGACATCACCAGGTGGTTCTGCACCAGCCAGACGATCAGGCGGCTGTCCCACAACGGCAACTGATGGCGCTGGCAGAAGGCCTCGGCATCCACCGCGCCAATTTCGGAGTGATCACCGTGCCGCCCTTTACCAATGTCGTGGTATAGACCGGCCAGGTAGATCAGCTCGGGCTTGGGCAGCTTGGCCATCAGCTTGCTGGCCAGCGGGAATTTCTCTGACACCTGGGTGTATTGCAGCTTACGCAGGTGCTTGATCAGGTTCAGCGTGTGGGCGTCCACGGTATAAATGTGGAACAGGTCATGCTGCATCTGCCCGACGATAAAACCGAACTCCGGCAGGTAGCGCCCGAGAATGCCGTAACGGTTCATGCGCCGCAGGTTGCGGTGGATGCCGATCTTGCACTTGAACAGCTCGATAAACAGGCTGGTGTTACGGATGTCGTTGCGAAAATCATCGTCGATCAGGTGTCGGTTTTCCCGCAGCAGGCGAATGGTGTCGGCGCGCACGCCTTTGATCTCCGGCTGCTGGGCCATCAGCACAAAGATTTCCAGCATGGCGAACGGTGTGCGGCGGAACACGTTGTCGTTGCGTGCCTCGATATAGCCGTCGTGCAGTTGGAAGCGCGCATTGATCGGTTGTGGCGGCGCTTCGTCTTCGGGAGCGAGGATCACTTCTTCGAAGTGCTGGATGATCAGGTCACTGAGCTGGGCAATGCTCATCACCACCCGGTAATACTGCTGCATGAAGCTTTCGATGCTGGTCTTCGCGTCTTCGCCTTCAAAACCCAGCAACGTGGCGATGGAGCGCTGGTGGTCGAACAGCAGGCGGTCTTCGGAGCGCCCGGCAAGCATGTGCAGGGCGTAGCGCACTTTCCAGAGGAATTCCTGGGACGAGGCCAGCAGGGCGTTTTCACTCTCGACCAAAAAGCCTTCGCCGGCCAAAGCGCGCAGGTTAAGGGTGCCGTACTGGCGCCTTGCGACCCACAGAATCGTCTGGATATCCCGCAGCCCGCCCGGTGAGCCTTTGACGTTGGGTTCCAGGTTGTACTCGGTGTCGTTGTACTTGTGGTGCCGGGCCTTTTGCTCGGCACGCTTGGCCAGGAAAAAGTCCTTGCTCGGCCACATGTGCGCGGTGCTGGTGACTTCGAGCATGCGCTGGCGCAGGCGCTCGGGGCCGGCAATGGTGCGGCTTTCCATCAGGTTGGTAATGATCGTCAGGTCGGCGCGGGCCTCCTGGGCGCACTCGTCGACCGAGCGCACGCTCTGGCCGACTTCCAGGCCGATGTCCCACAACAGCGTGAGAAAACGCTCAATGGAATCGCGAAAAATTTCATGGTCGGCGCTTTCCAGCAGGATCAGCAAGTCGATGTCGGAGTAGGGGTGCAACTCACCGCGACCGTAGCCGCCGACCGCGACCAGCGCGATGTCGGCGTCTTCGCTCCAACTGAACTGCTCCCAGGCCTTCTGCAGGATATTGTCGACGAACCAGGCGCGGTCCTCGATCAGCCGGCGGATGTCCCGGCCGCTGCGAAAGCGCGCATCGAGTACCTCGCGGGCCTGGCGGATAGCCTTCTTGAAGGCGGCGATGGGGCTTGCCTTCAAGGCCAGCTCGGCCTGGAATTGGCCACGGTCGAAGAGTTCGGGATCCACCTGGGGCATTGATCGGCTTTCCTTTCTATCTGTCAGTCAGTCATTACACCGTGGGAAAACCTTTGCTGCCGTTACGCCGATACGCGTGGGATCGTGTCGTCGGCGCGCAGGGTGAAGATTTCATAGCCGGTTTCGGTCACGAGCAGGGTGTGTTCCCACTGGGCCGAGAGCTTGCGGTCCTTGGTGATGGCGGTCCAGCCGTCGCCCAGCACCTTGGTGTCGGCCTTGCCCTGGTTGATCATCGGCTCGATGGTGAAGGTCATGCCTGCCTTGAGCTCCATGCCGGTGCCGGCGCGGCCGTAGTGCAGGATCTGCGGCTCTTCATGGAACACGGTGCCGATGCCGTGGCCGCAGAATTCGCGTACCACCGAGAAACCGTTCTTTTCCGCGTGCTTCTGGATCACTTCGCCGATGTCGCCCAGCCGGCAGCCGGGCTTGACGATTTCGATGGCTTTGTACATGCATTCCTGGGTGACCTGGGACAGGCGCTCGGCCCACGGCGCCACGGTGCCGACATGGAACATGCGGCTGGTGTCACCGAAGTAGCGGTCCTTGATCACGGTGACGTCGATGTTCAAGGTGTCGCCGTCCTTCAGCGGTTTGTCACCTGGAATTCCGTGGCAGACCACGTGGTTGACCGAGGTGCAGATCGATTTGGGGAAGCCCTTGTAGTTCAGCGGAGCAGGGATGGCGCCTTGCACGTTGACTATATAGTCGTGGCAGATCTGGTTCAGGGTTTCGGTGGTGACGCCGGGCTTGACGTGCTCGGCAATCATTTCCAGCACGTCGGCGGCCAGTTTGCCGGCAATGCGCATGCCGGCGATGTCTTCGGCGGTTTTCAAACTTACGGTCATACAGGCTCTCTCTGGCGTAATACGCCGAAATCAATTCGGTTTACGGGCGTGCGACAAAAGGTTGCAGAGTTCGCACAAGCCACAAAAAACGCGATTCTAACAGACGATGGCGTCAAATTATGAGCCTGCGATGATCGCTTCTCTCTATGAGGTAGGGGTATGTCGGCTCTATTCAAGGGGTTGCATGAAAGCCACCGGCGGCAAATGTGATTGCGTGTTCCGTTTTTGCCGATGCTGTGGTATAAAATGCGCCGCTTTCCGGGGATACCCCGCAGAGCTTAAATCCACACACGTGTCGACACGATGACCTGGGTGCCGGAGGCTTGAAGCCGCTGGTTGGTCATTGGGATACGTGGAGGCCAAACCCGACTTATTAAGGAACTATCATGTCCCAAGTCAACATGCGCGATATGCTGAAGGCCGGTGTGCACTTCGGCCACCAGACCCGTTACTGGAACCCGAAAATGGGCAAGTACATTTTCGGCGCACGTAACAAGATCCACATCATCAACCTTGAAAAAACCCTGCCGATGTTCAACGAAGCTTTGACTTTCGTAGAGCGCCTGGCCCAGGGCAAAAACAAGATTCTGTTCGTCGGCACCAAGCGTTCCGCTGGCAAGATCGTTGCTGAAGAAGCAGCACGTTGCGGCTCGCCGTACGTCGATCACCGCTGGTTGGGCGGCATGCTGACCAACTTCAAAACCATCCGTGCTTCCATCAAGCGTCTGCGTGACCTTGAAGTGCAAGCCGAAGACGGTACCTTCGCCAAGCTGACCAAGAAAGAGGCGCTGATGCGCACTCGCGACCTGGAAAAGCTCGATCGTTCCCTGGGTGGTATCAAGGACATGGGCGGTCTGCCTGACGCACTGTTCGTTATCGACGTTGATCACGAGCGCATCGCGATCACCGAAGCCAACAAGCTGGGCATCCCTGTTATCGGCGTAGTCGATACCAACAGCAGCCCGGAAGGCGTTGACTACATCATCCCAGGCAACGATGACGCCATCCGCGCTATCCAGCTGTACATGGGTTCGATGGCTGACGCTGTAATCCGTGGTCGCAACCACGTTGCTGGTGGTACCGAGCAGTTCGTTGAAGAAGCTCCGGTAGCTGCCGCTGAGTAACTGACGCCCTGGCGTTGACTCAGTAAGCAAAAAGGGGGCTTGGCCCCCTTTTTGCCACCTCGAAAACCATTTGTCGGCAGCGCAGCTACACCATCTGTAACGTGCAGCGGCCTACAAGGGTGATTCGGGAAGAATTGATCGCCCGTTTGATCGGGTGGAATGGTTGAAAACCTATCCAAGAGGATTTTGAAATGGCAGAGATTACTGCAGCGTTGGTTAAAGAACTGCGTGAGCGTACCGGCGAAGGCATGATGGATTGCAAAAAGGCCTTGACCAAGGCCGGCGGCGACATCGAAAAAGCCATCGACGACATGCGTGCTTCCGGCGCCATCAAGGCTGCCAAGAAAGCAGGCAACGTAGCTGCTGAAGGCGCTATCGCTCTGAAAGAGGACGGCAAATCCGCCGTTCTGCTGGAAGTGAACTCCCAGACCGACTTCCTGGCTCTGCAGGACGACTTCAAGGCATTTGTTGCTGCCAGCGTTGAAAAAGCGTTTGCCGACAAACTGACTGACGCCGCTCCGCTGATCGAAGCTCAAGAAGCGGATCGCCTGGTACTGGTCGGCAAGGTTGGCGAAAACGTCAACATCCGCCGCCTGGTTCGCGTTGAGGGTGATGTGGTCGGTGGTTACCTGCACGGCAACAAGATCGGTGTGGCGGTTGTTCTCAAGGGCGGCACCGTTGAGCTTGCCAAAGACATCGCTATGCACGTAGCGGCCAGCAACCCTGAGTTCCTGCTGCCTTCGGAAGTGTCCGCTGACGCAATCGAACGTGAAAAAGCTGTGTTCCTGAGCCTGAACGCCGACAAGATCGCCGGCAAGCCAGAGAACATCGTTGAAAACATGATCAAGGGCCGTATCAGCAAGTTTCTGGCTGAAGCCAGCCTGGTTGAGCAGGCGTTCGTCAAGAACCCTGAAATCAAGGTCGGCGAACTGGCCAAGAAAGCCGGTGCTGAAATCGTTTCCTTCACTTACTTCAAAGTAGGCGAAGGCATCGAGAAGCCGGTCGACAACTTCGCTGAAGAAGTTGCCGCCCAGCTGGCTGCCGCCAAGCAATAAGACAGTTTTCAACTGTCGCCCGAAAGAGGCTGCCCGCTCACGCGCGCAGCCTCTTTTCAAATGGGAAGGCCGATTTTGATTGGCTTCCCTTCGGAACTGGCTTACAAAGCCGTGTTCCGATGGCGCTGTAGCAGCGTCTGCTGGAGTGAACGCAAGCCGTAAACGGCTCGCCATGAATTTTTTAAAATACGCCGCAGGAGAGATTCGCAATGGCTCAGCAGGGCAGTGGTTATCAGGCTCGCTATAAACGCATTCTACTCAAGCTTAGCGGCGAGGCCCTGATGGGCTCGGAAGAGTTCGGGATCGATCCCAAGGTACTCGACCGCATGGCGCTGGAAGTCGGCCAACTGGTCGGCATCGGCGTACAGGTCGGGCTGGTGATCGGCGGCGGCAACCTGTTCCGTGGCGCGGCACTGAGTGCGGCCGGTATGGATCGGGTTACCGGCGACCACATGGGCATGCTGGCCACTGTGATGAACGCCCTGGCCATGCGCGACGCCCTGGAGCGTGCCAATATCTCGGCTATCGTGATGTCGGCTATTTCCATGGTCGGTGTGACCGATCACTATGATCGCCGCAAAGCCATGCGCCACCTGAACTCGAAGGAAGTGGTGATATTCGCCGCCGGCACGGGTAATCCGTTCTTCACTACCGATTCGGCGGCGTGCCTGCGCGCCATCGAAATCGACGCCGACGTGGTGCTCAAGGCCACCAAGGTGGATGGCGTATACACCGCAGATCCGTTCAAAGACCCGCATGCCGAGAAGTTCGATCATCTGACCTACGATGAAGTACTGGATCGCAAGCTGGGCGTGATGGACCTGACGGCTATTTGCCTATGCCGCGACCACAAGATGCCGTTGCGCGTATTTAACATGAACAAGCCCGGCGCCCTGCTGAATATCGTACACGGCGGCGCAGAAGGGACTCTGATCGAGGAAGGCCAACAATGATCAACGAAATCAAGAAAGACGCTCAAGAGCGTATGCAGAAATCCCTGGACTCCCTGAACCATGCATTTGGTCAGATTCGTACGGGCAAGGCTCACCCAAGCATCCTGGGTAGCGTGATGGTGCCGTACTACGGCGCGGATACGTCCATCACCCAAGTGGCCAACATCACCGTAAAAGACTCGCGCACCCTGCAGGTCGTGGCCTTCGAGCGCAACATGCTCGGCGCCGTCGACAAGGCTATCCAGAGCGCCGGGCTGAACCTCAACCCGACCAACCTGGGCGAGTTGCTGCTGATCTCCATGCCGGCGCTGACGGAAGAAACCCGCAAGGGCTTCACCAAGCAGGCGCGCAGTGCCGCCGAAGACGCGCGCGTTGCCGTGCGCAACATCCGTCGCGATGCGCTGGGTGACCTGAAGAAGCTGGTCAAGGACAAGGAAATCAGCGAAGACGAAGAGCGTCGTGCCGTTGCTGATATCGACAAGCTGACCAAGGATGCCGAGGCCCAGATCACCAAGGCCACGGAAGAAAAAGAAAAGGACCTGATGGCCGTATAAGGGGTCAGGACGCCTTCATGGAAAAGACCAAGCAGACTGTACCCTCCGTGGTGCCGCGCCATGTCGCGATCATCATGGATGGGAATAATCGCTGGGCGAAGAAACGCTTCATGCCGGGCGTCGCCGGGCATAAAGCGGGTGTCGATGCGGTACGGGCTGTGATCGAGGTATGTGCCGAGGCCAAGGTCGAAGTGTTGACCTTGTTTGCCTTCTCCAGTGAAAACTGGCAACGGCCCGCCGAAGAAGTCAGTGCCTTGATGGACCTGTTCTTCAAGGCGTTGCGTCGTGAGGCCAAGCGCCTCAACGACAACAACATCAGCCTGCGCATCATTGGCGACCGCTCGCGCTTCCACCCGGAACTGCAGGCCGCCATGCGCGAAGCCGAGGCGATCACTGCCGGTGCCAATCGTTTTGTGCTGCAGATCGCAGCCAATTACGGTGGTCAGTGGGATATCGCCCAGGCCGCACAGCGGCTGGCCCGTGAAGTGCAAGCCGGTCATCTGCGACCCGACGACATCACGCCCGAACTGTTGCAAACCTGCCTGGTCACCGGCGACCTGCCGCTGCCGGACTTGTGCATCCGTACCGGTGGTGAGCACCGCATCAGCAATTTCCTGTTGTGGCAGCTGGCCTACACTGAGCTGTACTTCTCCGACCTGTTCTGGCCGGACTTCAAACACGATGCCATGCGTAAAGCACTGGCCGATTTCGCTTCCCGTCAGCGTCGCTTCGGTAAAACGAGCGAGCAGATCGAAGCTGGAGCCCGGGTTTAAATGCTTAAACAACGAATCATTACAGCCCTGATCCTGTTGCCGATCGCCTTGTGTGGGTTTTTCCTGCTCGAGGGTTCCGGCTTTGCGCTGTTTATCGGCCTGGTCGTCACCCTGGGTGCCTGGGAATGGGCGCGCCTGGCAGGTTTCAGTGCCCAGTTGCCGCGCGTGGTGTACGCCGCTGTCGTGGCGGCCCTGGCGTTTCTCTTGTACATCCTGCCGGACATTGCGCCGTGGGTGTTGGGGGCGGCAGTCCTGTGGTGGGCGCTGGCAACCTTCCTGGTGCTGACCTATCCGCGCACCAGCGGCAAGTGGTCCAGTGTGGCCTGCAAGTTGGTAATCGGGCTGTTGATCCTGTTGCCGGCTTGGCAAGGGCTGGTGGAGATCAAGCGTTATCCGATGGGTAACTGGCTGATCCTGGCTGTCATGGTGCTGGTCTGGGGGGCCGACATTGGCGCGTACTTCTCCGGCCGGGCGTTCGGCAAGCGTAAGCTGGCGCCCTCGGTCAGTCCGGGCAAGAGCTGGGAAGGCGTCTATGGCGGCCTGGCGTTGACGCTTGTGATCGCGCTGGTGGTCGGTGTTGTGCGTGGCTGGTCAGTGAAGGATATCCTCCTGGCGCTGGTGGCCACGGCCATTGTCGTCTTCATCTCGGTGGTGGGTGACCTCACCGAAAGCATGTTCAAGCGCCAGGCCGGGATCAAGGACAGCAGCAACCTGTTGCCGGGCCATGGCGGCGTGCTGGATCGTATCGATAGCCTGACGGCTGCGATCCCGATCTTTGCCGTGCTGCTCTGGATGACTGCCTCGTGAGCCGCCTGCAACAAGTGACCGTGCTGGGTGCAACCGGCTCGGTGGGGCTGAGCACCCTGGACGTGATTGCTCGTCATCCTGATCGCTATCAAGTTTTCGCCCTCACCGGTTTCAGCCGTTTGAGCGAG
Coding sequences:
- a CDS encoding [protein-PII] uridylyltransferase — translated: MPQVDPELFDRGQFQAELALKASPIAAFKKAIRQAREVLDARFRSGRDIRRLIEDRAWFVDNILQKAWEQFSWSEDADIALVAVGGYGRGELHPYSDIDLLILLESADHEIFRDSIERFLTLLWDIGLEVGQSVRSVDECAQEARADLTIITNLMESRTIAGPERLRQRMLEVTSTAHMWPSKDFFLAKRAEQKARHHKYNDTEYNLEPNVKGSPGGLRDIQTILWVARRQYGTLNLRALAGEGFLVESENALLASSQEFLWKVRYALHMLAGRSEDRLLFDHQRSIATLLGFEGEDAKTSIESFMQQYYRVVMSIAQLSDLIIQHFEEVILAPEDEAPPQPINARFQLHDGYIEARNDNVFRRTPFAMLEIFVLMAQQPEIKGVRADTIRLLRENRHLIDDDFRNDIRNTSLFIELFKCKIGIHRNLRRMNRYGILGRYLPEFGFIVGQMQHDLFHIYTVDAHTLNLIKHLRKLQYTQVSEKFPLASKLMAKLPKPELIYLAGLYHDIGKGRHGDHSEIGAVDAEAFCQRHQLPLWDSRLIVWLVQNHLVMSTTAQRKDLSDPQVIHDFAQIVGDETHLDYLYVLTVSDINATNPTLWNSWRASLLRQLYTETKRALRRGLENPVDREEQIRRTQSAALDILVRGGNDPDDVEQLWSQLGDDYFLRHTAGDVAWHTDAILQQPADGGPLVLIKETTQREFEGGTQIFIYAPDQHDFFAVTVAAMDQLNLNIHDARVITSSSQFTLDTYIVLDTEGESIGDNPARVKKIREGLTEALRNPDDYPTIIQRRVPRQLKHFAFAPQVTISNDAQRPVTVLELSAPDRPGLLARIGGIFLEFDLSLQNAKIATLGERVEDVFFITDADNQPLSDPELCRRLQDAIVQQLSVTLEPGVELTRLTI
- the uppS gene encoding polyprenyl diphosphate synthase — protein: MEKTKQTVPSVVPRHVAIIMDGNNRWAKKRFMPGVAGHKAGVDAVRAVIEVCAEAKVEVLTLFAFSSENWQRPAEEVSALMDLFFKALRREAKRLNDNNISLRIIGDRSRFHPELQAAMREAEAITAGANRFVLQIAANYGGQWDIAQAAQRLAREVQAGHLRPDDITPELLQTCLVTGDLPLPDLCIRTGGEHRISNFLLWQLAYTELYFSDLFWPDFKHDAMRKALADFASRQRRFGKTSEQIEAGARV
- the rpsB gene encoding 30S ribosomal protein S2, which produces MSQVNMRDMLKAGVHFGHQTRYWNPKMGKYIFGARNKIHIINLEKTLPMFNEALTFVERLAQGKNKILFVGTKRSAGKIVAEEAARCGSPYVDHRWLGGMLTNFKTIRASIKRLRDLEVQAEDGTFAKLTKKEALMRTRDLEKLDRSLGGIKDMGGLPDALFVIDVDHERIAITEANKLGIPVIGVVDTNSSPEGVDYIIPGNDDAIRAIQLYMGSMADAVIRGRNHVAGGTEQFVEEAPVAAAE
- the pyrH gene encoding UMP kinase is translated as MAQQGSGYQARYKRILLKLSGEALMGSEEFGIDPKVLDRMALEVGQLVGIGVQVGLVIGGGNLFRGAALSAAGMDRVTGDHMGMLATVMNALAMRDALERANISAIVMSAISMVGVTDHYDRRKAMRHLNSKEVVIFAAGTGNPFFTTDSAACLRAIEIDADVVLKATKVDGVYTADPFKDPHAEKFDHLTYDEVLDRKLGVMDLTAICLCRDHKMPLRVFNMNKPGALLNIVHGGAEGTLIEEGQQ
- the map gene encoding type I methionyl aminopeptidase, whose translation is MTVSLKTAEDIAGMRIAGKLAADVLEMIAEHVKPGVTTETLNQICHDYIVNVQGAIPAPLNYKGFPKSICTSVNHVVCHGIPGDKPLKDGDTLNIDVTVIKDRYFGDTSRMFHVGTVAPWAERLSQVTQECMYKAIEIVKPGCRLGDIGEVIQKHAEKNGFSVVREFCGHGIGTVFHEEPQILHYGRAGTGMELKAGMTFTIEPMINQGKADTKVLGDGWTAITKDRKLSAQWEHTLLVTETGYEIFTLRADDTIPRVSA
- the frr gene encoding ribosome recycling factor; the encoded protein is MINEIKKDAQERMQKSLDSLNHAFGQIRTGKAHPSILGSVMVPYYGADTSITQVANITVKDSRTLQVVAFERNMLGAVDKAIQSAGLNLNPTNLGELLLISMPALTEETRKGFTKQARSAAEDARVAVRNIRRDALGDLKKLVKDKEISEDEERRAVADIDKLTKDAEAQITKATEEKEKDLMAV
- the tsf gene encoding translation elongation factor Ts, which produces MAEITAALVKELRERTGEGMMDCKKALTKAGGDIEKAIDDMRASGAIKAAKKAGNVAAEGAIALKEDGKSAVLLEVNSQTDFLALQDDFKAFVAASVEKAFADKLTDAAPLIEAQEADRLVLVGKVGENVNIRRLVRVEGDVVGGYLHGNKIGVAVVLKGGTVELAKDIAMHVAASNPEFLLPSEVSADAIEREKAVFLSLNADKIAGKPENIVENMIKGRISKFLAEASLVEQAFVKNPEIKVGELAKKAGAEIVSFTYFKVGEGIEKPVDNFAEEVAAQLAAAKQ
- a CDS encoding phosphatidate cytidylyltransferase; protein product: MLKQRIITALILLPIALCGFFLLEGSGFALFIGLVVTLGAWEWARLAGFSAQLPRVVYAAVVAALAFLLYILPDIAPWVLGAAVLWWALATFLVLTYPRTSGKWSSVACKLVIGLLILLPAWQGLVEIKRYPMGNWLILAVMVLVWGADIGAYFSGRAFGKRKLAPSVSPGKSWEGVYGGLALTLVIALVVGVVRGWSVKDILLALVATAIVVFISVVGDLTESMFKRQAGIKDSSNLLPGHGGVLDRIDSLTAAIPIFAVLLWMTAS